From Bradyrhizobium symbiodeficiens, the proteins below share one genomic window:
- a CDS encoding Hsp20 family protein has translation MRTYDLTPFYRSTVGFDRLFSLLDQAGSDGSPGYPPYNIERTGENAYRITVAVSGFAKDELSIVAKENTLTIKGEKVANENSKAEVLYRGIAARAFERAFQLADFVQVKDASLENGLLHVDLVREIPEAKKPRQIAINTGAQGAQVIENSAAQVAA, from the coding sequence ATGCGTACCTACGACCTCACCCCGTTCTATCGTTCCACTGTCGGCTTCGACCGCCTCTTCAGCCTGCTCGACCAGGCCGGTTCGGATGGCAGCCCCGGTTATCCCCCCTACAACATCGAGCGTACCGGCGAGAACGCCTACCGCATCACCGTTGCGGTCTCGGGCTTCGCCAAGGACGAGCTCTCCATCGTCGCGAAGGAAAACACGCTGACGATCAAGGGCGAGAAGGTCGCCAACGAGAACAGCAAGGCCGAAGTGCTCTACCGCGGCATCGCCGCGCGTGCCTTCGAGCGCGCATTCCAGCTTGCCGACTTTGTCCAGGTGAAGGACGCCTCGCTCGAGAACGGGCTGCTTCACGTCGACCTCGTCCGTGAGATTCCAGAGGCGAAGAAACCGCGCCAGATTGCGATCAATACCGGTGCGCAAGGCGCACAGGTGATCGAGAACTCGGCCGCGCAAGTCGCCGCTTAA
- a CDS encoding alpha/beta fold hydrolase, producing the protein MTLVSIPSNPVPEDVVSGTIKTPDGAELRFARWAPPANRKGTVCVFTGRSEQIEKYFETVRDLRDRGFAVAMIDWRGQGHSSRRLRDPRKGYVRDFSDFEVDVEAFVQQVVLPDCPPPFFALAHSMGGTVMLRVAHAGKRWFDRMVLSAPMIDLPGRTTSLPVRALLKTMRLLGQGGRYVPGGSDRLTGLDPFINNPVTSDPVRYARNAAILEEDPTLGLASPTVAWADTAFRAMHTFKRTNYPSQIRQPILMLAASNDAVVSTAAIEEFAYHLRAGSHLVIAGAKHEILQEQDRYRSQFWAAFDAFVPGTPLFK; encoded by the coding sequence ATGACGCTGGTCTCGATCCCGTCCAATCCCGTCCCCGAAGACGTCGTCAGCGGTACCATCAAGACGCCCGATGGCGCCGAGCTGCGCTTTGCGCGCTGGGCGCCGCCGGCGAACCGCAAGGGCACGGTCTGCGTCTTCACAGGACGCAGCGAGCAGATCGAGAAATATTTCGAGACCGTGCGCGATCTGCGCGACCGCGGCTTTGCGGTGGCCATGATCGACTGGCGCGGGCAGGGTCATTCCTCGCGCCGCCTGCGCGACCCGCGCAAGGGCTATGTACGCGATTTCTCCGATTTCGAGGTCGACGTGGAGGCCTTCGTTCAGCAGGTCGTGCTGCCCGATTGCCCACCGCCGTTCTTCGCGCTGGCCCACTCCATGGGCGGCACGGTGATGCTGCGGGTGGCGCATGCGGGCAAGCGCTGGTTCGACCGCATGGTGTTGTCGGCGCCGATGATCGACCTGCCCGGCCGCACCACCTCGCTTCCGGTGCGCGCGCTGCTCAAGACCATGCGCCTGCTCGGGCAGGGCGGCCGTTATGTCCCCGGCGGCAGCGACCGCCTTACCGGGCTCGATCCCTTCATCAACAATCCCGTGACCAGCGATCCGGTGCGCTATGCACGCAATGCCGCGATCCTGGAGGAGGATCCGACGCTCGGGCTGGCGTCACCGACGGTTGCCTGGGCCGATACCGCCTTCCGCGCGATGCACACCTTCAAGCGCACGAACTACCCCTCGCAGATCCGCCAGCCGATCCTGATGCTGGCGGCGTCCAACGACGCCGTGGTCTCGACCGCGGCGATCGAGGAGTTCGCCTATCACTTACGCGCCGGCTCCCATCTCGTGATCGCCGGCGCCAAGCACGAGATCCTCCAGGAGCAGGACCGCTACCGCTCCCAATTCTGGGCCGCCTTCGACGCCTTCGTGCCGGGCACGCCGCTGTTCAAGTGA
- a CDS encoding alpha/beta fold hydrolase, translated as MTLWRSLFVAASLLTAPISFAHAQTPQTVKAKNVVLVHGAWADGSSWSEVIPILQAAGLHVTAVQNPLSSLADSVEATRRALAEQDGPTVLVAHSWGGTVISQVGTDPKVTSLVYVAARAPDANEDFVALSKQFPTGPVRAGVVERDGYTKLSEDAFLKYFANGVKPEQAKELYAVQWPTAASIFAGRTTEAAWHSKPSWYAVSKNDYTINPDFERFLAKRMNATTVELDAGHLSLVSHPKEVADLILDAAGYPRS; from the coding sequence ATGACACTTTGGCGCAGCCTTTTCGTCGCCGCGAGCCTGCTGACGGCCCCCATCAGTTTTGCCCATGCGCAGACGCCGCAAACGGTGAAGGCGAAAAACGTCGTGCTGGTGCACGGTGCCTGGGCCGACGGGTCGAGCTGGTCGGAGGTAATCCCGATCCTCCAGGCCGCAGGCCTGCATGTCACCGCCGTGCAGAATCCGCTGTCGTCGCTCGCGGACTCGGTCGAGGCGACCAGGCGCGCGCTGGCCGAGCAGGACGGGCCGACCGTGCTGGTCGCGCATTCCTGGGGCGGCACCGTGATCAGCCAGGTCGGCACCGATCCGAAGGTGACTAGCCTCGTCTATGTCGCCGCCCGCGCACCCGATGCGAACGAGGATTTCGTCGCGCTGTCGAAGCAATTTCCGACCGGCCCGGTGCGCGCCGGCGTCGTCGAACGCGACGGTTACACCAAGCTCTCGGAAGATGCCTTCCTGAAATACTTCGCCAACGGCGTGAAACCCGAGCAGGCCAAGGAACTCTACGCCGTGCAATGGCCGACCGCGGCCTCGATCTTCGCCGGCCGCACCACGGAAGCGGCGTGGCATTCGAAGCCGAGCTGGTACGCGGTGTCGAAGAACGACTACACGATCAATCCCGATTTCGAACGCTTCCTCGCCAAGCGGATGAACGCGACCACCGTTGAGCTCGATGCCGGCCACCTCTCGCTGGTGTCGCATCCGAAGGAGGTGGCGGATTTGATCCTGGACGCCGCGGGGTACCCGCGGAGCTGA